One part of the Parabacteroides distasonis ATCC 8503 genome encodes these proteins:
- a CDS encoding pseudouridine synthase, with amino-acid sequence MSTEERDESQPRPKKVIPSIRRENTDQEGERRPYNQGYNKPEGSYERRPYRSYGENNRPSYGDRPSRPRSYDNNREGGYGNNREGGYGNSRPSYGNNRDGGYGNNRPSYGNNREGGYNSGRSSYGNNRPSYGNGGGQYNRPSRPNYDGPAKAYSASPSGEGMSADGMKKRRPRVGDTRVDYNDSRSSGGDGYAPRRSYGNDNSYGGNRQGGGGYGNNRRPSYNNNRRSGGGGGFQRQQGYNMRPKQIKYKEVLADPNEPIRLNKFLSNAGVCSRREADEFIQKGAVKVNDVVVTELGTKITRQDVVTFNEKPVQIESKVYIVLNKPKNCVTTSDDPQERLTVMDLVKNACQERIYPVGRLDRNTTGVLLLTNDGDLASKLTHPSFKKKKIYHVWLDKNVAIEDMEKIANGLELEDGEIHADAISYASEDDKSQVGIEIHSGRNRIVRRIFESLGYHVTKLDRVYFAGLTKKNLGRGKWRYLNEREVNALRMGAFE; translated from the coding sequence ATGAGTACAGAAGAAAGAGATGAATCTCAACCGCGTCCAAAAAAAGTGATACCAAGTATCAGACGGGAAAACACAGACCAAGAAGGTGAAAGAAGACCTTACAATCAGGGTTATAATAAACCTGAGGGTAGCTATGAACGTAGACCGTATCGGTCTTATGGAGAAAATAACCGTCCTTCATACGGGGATCGTCCGAGCCGTCCGCGTTCTTACGATAATAACCGTGAAGGCGGGTATGGCAACAACCGTGAGGGGGGCTATGGTAATAGTCGTCCATCTTATGGCAACAATCGCGATGGTGGGTATGGAAATAATCGCCCGTCTTATGGCAACAACCGTGAAGGTGGCTACAACAGCGGCCGCTCGTCTTATGGAAATAACCGCCCGTCATATGGGAATGGAGGAGGGCAATACAATCGTCCGTCTCGTCCTAATTATGATGGACCGGCAAAGGCTTATTCCGCTAGTCCTTCCGGAGAGGGAATGTCTGCGGATGGTATGAAGAAAAGAAGACCTAGAGTAGGTGATACCCGGGTTGATTACAATGATTCACGTTCAAGCGGCGGGGACGGTTACGCACCCAGACGTTCGTATGGTAACGATAACTCTTATGGCGGTAATCGTCAAGGGGGTGGTGGATATGGAAATAATCGCCGTCCTTCTTACAATAATAATCGCCGTTCCGGTGGAGGAGGTGGTTTCCAAAGACAGCAGGGTTACAACATGCGTCCGAAACAGATCAAGTATAAGGAAGTCTTGGCGGATCCGAACGAACCGATTCGTTTGAACAAATTCTTATCTAACGCTGGTGTTTGCTCTCGTCGTGAGGCGGATGAGTTTATCCAGAAAGGGGCTGTTAAGGTTAATGATGTCGTGGTAACGGAATTGGGTACTAAGATTACTCGTCAAGATGTTGTTACATTTAACGAGAAGCCGGTTCAGATCGAGAGCAAGGTGTATATCGTATTGAACAAGCCGAAGAATTGCGTAACGACTTCTGATGATCCTCAAGAACGCTTGACAGTAATGGATTTGGTGAAGAACGCTTGCCAAGAACGTATTTATCCGGTAGGCCGTTTGGACCGCAATACGACAGGTGTCTTGTTATTGACGAACGATGGTGATTTAGCTTCTAAATTGACTCACCCATCTTTCAAGAAGAAGAAGATCTACCATGTGTGGTTGGATAAGAACGTGGCTATCGAGGATATGGAGAAAATCGCCAACGGCCTTGAGCTTGAGGATGGGGAGATCCATGCGGACGCTATCAGCTATGCTAGCGAGGACGATAAGAGCCAAGTGGGTATCGAGATCCATTCCGGCCGTAACCGTATCGTGCGCCGTATTTTCGAATCGTTGGGATATCATGTGACGAAATTGGATCGTGTTTATTTCGCCGGTTTGACTAAGAAGAACTTAGGCCGCGGTAAATGGCGTTACTTAAATGAAAGGGAAGTGAACGCTCTTAGGATGGGAGCTTTCGAATAA
- the asnS gene encoding asparagine--tRNA ligase, which yields METIKRTKIVDVLKSDAFGTTVNVKGWVRTRRGSKQVNFIALNDGSTINNVQIVVDVDKLGDEFLKPITTGASISVNGILTQSQGKGQSVEIQATEIEIFGTADPATYPLQKKGHSMEFLREIAHLRPRTNTFGAVFRIRHNMAYAIHKFFHDRGFFYFHTPIITASDCEGAGQMFQVTTKNLYDLKKDENGSIIYEDDFFGKQASLTVSGQLEGELAATALGQIYTFGPTFRAENSNTPRHLAEFWMIEPEVAFNDITDNMELAEEFIKYCVQWALDNCMEDIKFLNDMFDKELIARLEGVLKDSFVRLPYTEGIKILEEAVAKGHKFEFPVYWGVDLASEHERFLVEDHFKRPVILTDYPKEIKAFYMKQNEDGKTVRAMDVLFPKIGEIIGGSEREADYDKLMTRIDELGIPMKDMWWYLDTRRFGTVPHSGFGLGFERLLLFVTGMANIRDVIPFPRTPNNAEF from the coding sequence ATGGAAACAATTAAACGAACAAAAATTGTAGACGTACTGAAAAGCGACGCTTTCGGTACTACCGTGAACGTGAAAGGATGGGTTCGCACCCGCCGTGGTAGCAAACAGGTGAATTTTATCGCCTTGAATGACGGTTCTACAATCAATAATGTTCAGATCGTTGTGGATGTAGATAAATTGGGTGATGAGTTCTTGAAACCGATTACCACGGGAGCTAGTATCAGCGTAAACGGTATCTTGACACAATCCCAAGGCAAGGGGCAAAGCGTGGAGATACAGGCTACCGAGATTGAGATCTTCGGTACGGCTGATCCAGCTACTTATCCGTTGCAGAAAAAGGGACACTCCATGGAGTTTTTACGTGAGATCGCTCACTTGCGTCCTCGTACGAATACATTTGGCGCGGTATTCCGTATTCGTCACAATATGGCTTACGCTATCCATAAGTTTTTCCATGATAGAGGCTTTTTCTATTTCCATACGCCGATCATCACGGCTTCCGACTGTGAGGGTGCCGGACAGATGTTCCAAGTTACTACCAAAAATTTGTACGACTTGAAAAAGGATGAGAATGGCTCTATCATTTATGAGGACGATTTCTTCGGCAAGCAGGCTAGCTTGACGGTTTCCGGACAGTTGGAGGGTGAGTTGGCAGCTACAGCCTTGGGACAGATTTATACGTTTGGCCCTACGTTCCGCGCTGAGAACTCAAATACGCCTCGTCATTTGGCGGAATTCTGGATGATTGAGCCGGAAGTCGCTTTTAATGATATCACGGACAATATGGAGTTGGCCGAGGAGTTCATTAAATATTGCGTACAATGGGCGTTGGATAACTGTATGGAGGATATCAAGTTCTTGAACGATATGTTCGATAAGGAATTGATCGCTCGTCTGGAAGGGGTCTTGAAAGACTCATTCGTTCGCTTGCCGTACACTGAAGGAATCAAGATATTGGAAGAGGCTGTCGCTAAAGGACATAAATTTGAGTTCCCTGTTTATTGGGGTGTAGACTTGGCTTCTGAGCATGAACGTTTCTTGGTGGAGGATCACTTCAAACGTCCGGTAATTTTAACGGATTACCCGAAAGAGATCAAGGCTTTCTATATGAAGCAAAACGAGGATGGAAAGACGGTGCGTGCCATGGACGTATTGTTCCCGAAGATCGGAGAGATCATCGGCGGTTCCGAGCGTGAGGCCGACTATGATAAGCTAATGACTCGTATTGATGAGTTGGGCATCCCGATGAAGGATATGTGGTGGTACTTAGATACTCGCCGTTTTGGTACGGTGCCTCACTCTGGTTTCGGTTTGGGCTTTGAGCGTCTTTTGCTGTTTGTTACAGGCATGGCAAATATACGTGACGTGATACCTTTCCCGCGTACACCGAATAATGCTGAGTTCTAA
- a CDS encoding Lrp/AsnC family transcriptional regulator, producing the protein MAHHQLDELDEKILKLIIGNARMPFLEVARECNVSGAAIHQRIQKLTNLGVIKGSEFIVDNTKVGYETCAYMGLFLKSPGQFPSVTEALLQIPEVVECHYTTGQYDLFIKIYAKNNQHLLSIIHNKLQPLGLARTESLISFKEAFKRQIPIDLDDD; encoded by the coding sequence ATGGCACATCATCAACTAGATGAACTGGACGAGAAGATACTTAAACTAATCATCGGCAATGCGCGTATGCCATTTTTGGAAGTAGCGAGGGAATGTAACGTATCCGGAGCGGCTATTCATCAACGCATACAAAAGCTGACTAATTTAGGGGTTATCAAAGGCTCAGAATTCATCGTGGATAACACAAAAGTTGGGTATGAAACTTGCGCATATATGGGGTTATTCCTAAAGTCTCCCGGACAATTTCCAAGCGTTACAGAAGCGCTGTTGCAGATACCGGAAGTCGTGGAATGCCATTATACAACGGGGCAATACGACCTGTTTATAAAAATATACGCAAAGAACAACCAGCATTTGCTAAGCATCATCCACAACAAGCTTCAACCATTGGGCTTGGCTCGCACCGAATCGCTCATATCCTTTAAGGAGGCATTCAAAAGACAAATTCCTATTGATCTGGACGACGATTAA
- a CDS encoding GNAT family N-acetyltransferase yields MSEDHVIISKPVREIADPLLDLVEKTYTSSFPEEERRDFSLVRKLLEEDSRFEMYALLRDGIYVGFITGWQFEGFVYAEHFAIDESARNGGIGAKAMTSFLALHEDPVVLEVEMPTEEMSKRRIGFYERLGFVLDHHVYFQPPYRRGEALLEMRLMTHGELDLERSFKRVKTIIHQNVYGVK; encoded by the coding sequence ATGAGCGAAGATCATGTAATAATTAGTAAGCCTGTCCGGGAGATAGCCGATCCTTTATTGGATCTAGTAGAGAAAACATATACTAGTTCTTTCCCCGAGGAAGAGCGTCGTGATTTCTCTTTGGTACGTAAGCTTTTGGAGGAAGATAGCCGTTTCGAGATGTATGCCTTGCTACGGGATGGTATTTATGTGGGTTTCATTACGGGATGGCAATTTGAGGGCTTTGTTTATGCGGAGCATTTCGCGATCGACGAGTCCGCTCGTAACGGAGGAATCGGAGCGAAAGCAATGACAAGTTTTTTAGCTCTCCACGAAGATCCGGTTGTCTTAGAGGTAGAGATGCCGACAGAGGAGATGAGTAAACGTAGAATCGGTTTTTATGAACGTCTGGGGTTTGTCTTGGATCACCATGTATATTTCCAACCTCCATATCGTAGAGGAGAGGCGTTATTAGAAATGCGTTTGATGACTCATGGGGAACTTGATCTGGAGCGATCTTTTAAGCGAGTTAAGACCATTATTCACCAAAATGTCTATGGAGTGAAATAA
- a CDS encoding ExbD/TolR family protein, with amino-acid sequence MGKFSKAGGREMPELNTSSLPDLVFAFLFFIMMVTSMREVTLKVEFHAPQATELQKLEKKSLVTFIYVGKPTRDLRAKMGSETRIQLNDAFAETSEIQDYIAQEKSSMKEEDQPFMTVSIKADKETKMGTITDIKQALREAYALKISYSAAQRVDE; translated from the coding sequence ATGGGAAAGTTTAGTAAAGCGGGCGGTCGTGAAATGCCCGAATTGAATACATCATCATTACCTGACTTGGTGTTCGCTTTCTTGTTCTTCATCATGATGGTAACATCTATGCGTGAGGTAACATTGAAAGTAGAGTTCCATGCTCCACAAGCTACAGAGCTTCAAAAATTGGAGAAGAAATCTTTGGTAACATTTATCTATGTCGGTAAGCCGACTAGAGATTTGAGAGCGAAGATGGGTTCTGAAACTCGTATCCAATTAAATGACGCTTTTGCGGAAACTTCGGAAATTCAGGATTATATCGCACAGGAAAAGTCCAGTATGAAGGAAGAGGACCAGCCGTTTATGACGGTTTCTATCAAGGCTGATAAAGAGACCAAGATGGGAACGATTACAGACATCAAGCAGGCTCTTCGTGAAGCATACGCATTAAAGATTAGTTATTCTGCCGCTCAACGTGTCGACGAATAA
- a CDS encoding ExbD/TolR family protein: MGKKRKTPGINGSSSADIAFMLLIFFLITTSMDTDKGLARRLPPPVPKDQKNDTDVDIKKRNLLVVLINSNNQILCGDQFVDIKQLKERIKEFIDNPYNDEHKPERVEADVPFFGKMMVTKNHVISLQNDRGTEYQAYIDVQNEIAAAYNELRNKVSKEKFGKNFADLDEEQQKAVQQIYPQKISEAEPKNYGGKK, translated from the coding sequence ATGGGTAAGAAAAGAAAGACACCGGGTATCAATGGTTCTTCTTCGGCCGATATCGCTTTCATGTTGCTTATCTTCTTCCTTATTACTACATCAATGGATACAGATAAAGGTTTGGCAAGACGTTTGCCGCCCCCTGTACCTAAAGATCAGAAGAACGATACCGATGTTGACATCAAAAAGAGAAACTTGTTGGTTGTATTGATCAACAGTAATAACCAGATTCTCTGCGGTGATCAATTTGTCGATATCAAGCAATTGAAAGAAAGAATCAAAGAGTTCATTGATAATCCTTATAATGACGAACATAAGCCTGAGCGTGTAGAGGCTGATGTTCCATTCTTCGGAAAGATGATGGTAACGAAGAACCACGTAATTTCTTTACAGAATGACCGTGGTACCGAATACCAAGCTTATATCGATGTGCAGAATGAAATTGCGGCTGCTTATAACGAATTGAGAAATAAGGTTTCTAAGGAAAAATTCGGTAAGAATTTCGCTGATTTGGACGAAGAACAACAAAAAGCTGTACAGCAGATTTATCCGCAAAAGATATCAGAAGCTGAACCTAAAAATTATGGAGGTAAAAAGTAA
- a CDS encoding MotA/TolQ/ExbB proton channel family protein yields MKKLFAKAFLGLCALGTSTVAFAQDAADAATAVEGGMYQALKTKFIEGGADFMSLVAIALIFGLAFCLERIIYLNLAETNSSKLLKGIEDALDKGDVEGAKAIARDTRGPIASIAYQGLMRIDQGIDVVEKSIVSYGGVQGGLLEKNMSWITLFIAMAPSLGFLGTVVGMIMAFDKIEQVGDISPTVVAGGMKVALITTVGGLIVALILQVFYNYLLSKLEAILNQMEDASISLLDLVIKYNVKFKK; encoded by the coding sequence ATGAAAAAGTTATTTGCAAAAGCATTCTTGGGTTTATGTGCCCTTGGAACTTCTACCGTAGCATTCGCGCAGGACGCTGCAGACGCAGCTACAGCTGTTGAAGGAGGTATGTATCAAGCATTAAAAACAAAGTTTATCGAAGGTGGTGCCGACTTCATGAGTTTGGTTGCTATCGCTTTGATTTTCGGTTTGGCTTTCTGCTTAGAGAGAATTATCTACTTGAACTTAGCTGAAACAAATTCCAGCAAATTGTTGAAGGGTATCGAAGATGCTTTAGACAAAGGTGATGTTGAAGGCGCTAAAGCTATCGCTCGTGACACAAGAGGCCCTATCGCTTCTATCGCTTACCAAGGATTGATGAGAATTGACCAAGGTATCGACGTTGTAGAAAAATCTATCGTTTCTTATGGTGGTGTTCAAGGAGGTCTTTTGGAAAAGAATATGTCTTGGATCACATTGTTTATCGCAATGGCTCCGTCTTTAGGATTCTTGGGTACTGTAGTAGGTATGATCATGGCGTTCGATAAAATCGAGCAAGTTGGTGATATCAGCCCGACGGTTGTAGCAGGTGGTATGAAAGTGGCCTTGATTACTACTGTAGGTGGTTTGATTGTTGCTTTGATCCTTCAGGTATTCTATAACTATTTGTTAAGCAAATTGGAGGCTATCTTGAATCAAATGGAAGATGCTTCTATCTCTTTGCTTGACTTGGTTATCAAATACAACGTCAAATTCAAAAAATAA
- a CDS encoding TatD family hydrolase, with amino-acid sequence MRLIDTHCHLYLEDFDPEQDELAQKAKDSGIDTLLLPNIDLTTIDRMHDLCDRYPEFAFPMMGLHPTSVDSNYIDILKQTESYLSKRTYCGIGEIGIDLYWDKTYLKEQQIVFEEQLRWSIDLNLPVAIHTRDAYPEVLECIHKVGAERLKGVFHSFTGTTEELEEIKKLPTFKIGINGVVTFKNSKLSEVIRQTDLKKILLETDAPYLSPVPYRGRRNEPTYIWKTAEKVAETFGLTLEETVNATRKNTLELFKSVNKPI; translated from the coding sequence ATGAGGTTAATAGACACACATTGCCATTTATATCTGGAGGATTTCGATCCGGAGCAAGACGAACTGGCTCAAAAAGCAAAAGACTCAGGTATCGACACCCTGCTTCTGCCAAACATAGACCTGACGACGATTGACAGAATGCACGATTTATGCGATCGATACCCAGAGTTCGCTTTCCCCATGATGGGATTGCATCCGACCAGTGTGGATAGCAATTATATCGATATCCTAAAACAAACGGAATCCTATCTATCTAAACGTACTTATTGCGGTATCGGTGAAATCGGGATCGATCTATATTGGGATAAGACTTATTTAAAGGAGCAACAAATCGTTTTCGAGGAACAACTGCGTTGGAGCATCGATCTGAACCTGCCCGTAGCCATCCATACCCGCGACGCATATCCGGAAGTTCTGGAATGCATACATAAAGTCGGAGCGGAAAGACTTAAGGGCGTATTTCATAGTTTTACCGGCACAACGGAAGAGCTGGAAGAAATAAAGAAACTGCCCACCTTCAAGATCGGGATAAACGGAGTTGTTACCTTTAAAAATTCAAAACTGTCCGAAGTCATTCGGCAAACGGATCTTAAAAAGATACTCTTGGAAACAGATGCACCCTATCTTTCACCAGTCCCCTACAGAGGTAGACGGAATGAGCCTACTTACATATGGAAGACGGCCGAGAAAGTGGCGGAAACATTCGGCCTCACGCTAGAGGAAACCGTAAACGCTACTCGAAAAAACACATTAGAATTGTTTAAAAGCGTAAATAAACCCATATAG
- a CDS encoding polyprenyl synthetase family protein — MLAFENILQRIESEISQLQFTNPPKSLYEPIEYILSLGGKRIRPALTLMACNIYNNSIENAIKPALGLEVFHNFTLLHDDLMDEADKRRNKPTVHKVWNANTAILSGDAMLIAAYQLIGSTEHGHLKQVLDLFTQTAAEICGGQQFDMEFESRMDVSEEEYIEMIRLKTAVLLACSLKTGALLGGASQEDAGNLYAFGINIGLAFQLQDDLLDVYGDTATFGKNIGGDILCNKKTFLLINALRLANKEQAEALRSWMDKKEFDPAQKIQAFTSIYNELQLKQLTENKIQAYYDASVENLKALQVAPEKLTILKEVCDHLMHRQS; from the coding sequence ATGTTAGCATTCGAGAATATACTTCAAAGAATAGAAAGCGAGATCTCTCAACTACAATTCACCAATCCTCCCAAGAGCTTATACGAGCCGATAGAGTACATCTTGTCCCTCGGAGGAAAAAGAATACGTCCGGCGTTAACGTTGATGGCATGTAATATATATAATAATAGTATAGAGAATGCGATCAAGCCCGCTTTAGGTCTGGAAGTTTTCCATAACTTCACCTTGCTGCACGACGACCTGATGGATGAAGCTGATAAAAGAAGGAACAAACCTACCGTACACAAGGTATGGAATGCCAATACGGCGATTCTTTCCGGAGACGCGATGCTAATAGCGGCTTATCAATTAATCGGATCAACGGAACACGGCCACCTTAAACAAGTGTTGGATTTATTTACGCAAACCGCGGCGGAAATATGTGGCGGCCAACAATTCGACATGGAATTCGAGTCTCGCATGGATGTGAGCGAGGAAGAATACATCGAGATGATCCGGCTAAAGACAGCCGTACTACTGGCCTGCTCCCTTAAGACGGGTGCCCTACTCGGAGGTGCCTCACAGGAAGACGCAGGCAACTTATATGCGTTTGGTATCAATATAGGTCTAGCGTTTCAACTGCAAGATGATTTACTAGATGTATATGGTGACACCGCCACTTTCGGGAAAAACATTGGCGGCGATATCCTTTGCAACAAGAAAACATTCTTATTGATCAACGCTCTCAGACTGGCCAATAAAGAACAAGCGGAAGCTCTCCGTAGCTGGATGGATAAAAAAGAATTCGACCCGGCTCAAAAGATACAGGCATTCACCTCTATCTACAACGAATTGCAGCTAAAACAATTAACAGAAAATAAAATCCAAGCCTATTACGACGCATCCGTAGAGAACTTAAAAGCTTTACAAGTCGCCCCCGAAAAATTAACGATCCTAAAAGAGGTTTGTGATCATTTAATGCATAGACAATCCTAA
- a CDS encoding energy transducer TonB has product MEIKKSPKADLERGKSLSILMGFVVGLAVLFVGFEWSTRDVMVVQASEGVADIIAEEEVEITRPENTPPPPPPPPAPVVTEVLNVVEDDVELEQQDILSSEDNQQEAQTAVYTPPAVVEEEEESAQQIFTVVEEMPKFPGGDAELLKFIAKSIKYPVIAQENGIQGRVICAFVVNRDGSVVDAEVLRGVDPSLDKEALRVIGTMPKWTPGKKRGKPVRVKYTVPITFRLQ; this is encoded by the coding sequence ATGGAAATTAAAAAATCACCGAAAGCGGACCTTGAGAGAGGTAAGTCTCTAAGTATCCTGATGGGATTCGTAGTGGGCTTAGCTGTCTTGTTCGTGGGCTTCGAATGGAGCACCCGCGATGTAATGGTCGTTCAGGCTAGCGAGGGTGTAGCAGACATCATCGCCGAGGAAGAAGTGGAAATCACGAGACCGGAGAATACGCCTCCTCCACCTCCACCACCTCCAGCACCAGTTGTAACCGAGGTTTTGAACGTTGTTGAAGACGACGTTGAATTGGAACAGCAAGATATCTTATCATCAGAGGATAATCAGCAAGAGGCTCAAACAGCCGTTTATACACCGCCTGCAGTAGTAGAGGAAGAAGAAGAATCCGCTCAGCAGATCTTTACGGTTGTAGAGGAAATGCCGAAGTTCCCGGGTGGAGACGCAGAGTTGCTGAAGTTTATCGCTAAATCAATCAAGTATCCGGTAATCGCACAGGAAAACGGTATCCAAGGTCGTGTAATCTGCGCATTCGTGGTTAACCGAGACGGATCAGTAGTAGACGCTGAGGTATTACGTGGTGTAGACCCATCATTGGATAAAGAGGCTCTTCGTGTGATCGGTACCATGCCTAAATGGACTCCGGGTAAGAAGAGAGGTAAACCAGTACGTGTTAAGTATACTGTGCCTATCACGTTCAGATTGCAATAG